The following are encoded in a window of Penaeus vannamei isolate JL-2024 chromosome 17, ASM4276789v1, whole genome shotgun sequence genomic DNA:
- the LOC138864630 gene encoding uncharacterized protein, translated as MTYMLFVITHMLFVMTDMLFVMTHMLFVMTHMFVITHMLFAIIHMLFVMTHMLFVMTHMFVITHMLFVMTHMLFVMTHILFVMTHMLFVIIHMLFVMTHMLFVMTHMLFVMTHILFVMTHMLFVIIHMLFVITHMLFVMTHMFVITHMLFAIIHMLFVMTHMLFVMTHMLFVMTHMLFVMTHMLFVMTYMLFVITHMLNVMTYMLFVIIHMLFVITHMLFVMTHMFVITHMLFAIIHMLFV; from the coding sequence ATGACCTACATGCTGTTTGTCATCACCCACATGCTGTTTGTCATGACCGACATGCTGTTTGTCATGACCCACATGCTGTTTGTCATGACCCACATGTTTGTCATCACCCACATGCTGTTTGCCATCATCCACATGCTGTTTGTCATGACCCACATGCTGTTTGTCATGACCCACATGTTTGTCATCACCCACATGCTGTTTGTCATGACCCACATGCTGTTTGTCATGACCCACATACTGTTTGTCATGACCCACATGCTGTTTGTCATCATCCACATGCTGTTTGTCATGACCCACATGCTGTTTGTCATGACCCACATGCTGTTTGTCATGACCCACATACTGTTTGTCATGACCCACATGCTGTTTGTCATCATCCACATGCTGTTTGTCATCACCCACATGCTGTTTGTCATGACCCACATGTTTGTCATCACCCACATGCTGTTTGCCATCATCCACATGCTGTTTGTCATGACCCACATGCTGTTTGTCATGACCCACATGCTGTTTGTCATGACCCACATGCTGTTTGTCATGACCCACATGCTGTTTGTCATGACCTACATGCTGTTTGTCATCACCCACATGCTGAATGTCATGACCTACATGCTGTTTGTCATCATCCACATGCTGTTTGTCATCACCCACATGCTGTTTGTCATGACCCACATGTTTGTCATCACCCACATGCTGTTTGCCATCATCCACATGCTGTTtgtgtga
- the LOC138864629 gene encoding uncharacterized protein has protein sequence MPDQEPSTSLHFIPDIANISPCSVRATAEGTAALHQQGAILIVQGMGRHRMLFVMTHILFVITHMLFVMTHMLFVMTHMLFVMTHMLFVMTHMLFVMTHMLFVMTHMLFVMTHMLFVMTHMLFVMTHMLFVVTHMLFVMIHILFVITHMLFVMTHMLFVMTHILFVMTHILFVMTHMLFVMTHMLFVMTDMLFVMTHMLFVMTHMLFVMTHMLFVMTHMLFVMTHMLFVMTHMFVITHMLFVMTHMLFVITHMLFVMTHMLFVMTHMLFVMTHMLFVMTHMLFVMTHMLFVMTHMLFVMTHMLFVMTYMLFVITHMLYVMTHMLFVMTHMLFVMTHMLFVMTHMLFVMTHMLFVMTHMLFVMTHMFVITHMLFAIIHMLFVMTHMLFVMTHMLFVMTHMFVITRMLFVIIHMLFVTDMLFVMTHMLVTTDMLFAVIHMLFVWGLWVFVMTLLFVMTHMLFVMTLLLLSSLTC, from the coding sequence ATGCCAGATCAGGAGCCATCGACGAGCCTGCATTTCATTCCCGACATTGCAAACATTTCCCCTTGCAGCGTTCGCGCAACGGCCGAGGGAACGGCGGCTCTGCATCAGCAAGGAGCTATCTTGATCGTCCAGGGAATGGGACGGCACCGAATGCTGTTTGTCATGACCCACATACTGTTTGTCATCACCCACATGCTGTTTGTCATGACCCACATGCTATTTGTCATGACCCACATGCTGTTTGTCATGACCCACATGCTGTTTGTCATGACCCACATGCTGTTTGTCATGACCCACATGCTGTTTGTCATGACCCACATGCTGTTTGTCATGACCCACATGCTGTTTGTCATGACCCACATGCTGTTTGTCATGACCCACATGCTGTTTGTCGTGACCCACATGCTGTTTGTCATGATCCACATACTGTTTGTCATCACCCACATGCTGTTTGTCATGACCCACATGCTGTTTGTCATGACCCACATACTGTTTGTCATGACCCACATACTGTTTGTCATGACCCACATGCTGTTTGTCATGACCCACATGCTGTTTGTCATGACCGACATGCTGTTTGTCATGACCCACATGCTGTTTGTCATGACCCACATGCTGTTTGTCATGACCCACATGCTGTTTGTCATGACCCACATGCTGTTTGTCATGACCCACATGCTGTTTGTCATGACCCACATGTTTGTCATCACCCACATGCTGTTTGTCATGACCCACATGCTGTTTGTCATCACCCACATGCTGTTTGTCATGACCCACATGCTGTTTGTCATGACCCACATGCTGTTTGTCATGACCCACATGCTGTTTGTCATGACCCACATGCTGTTTGTCATGACCCACATGCTGTTTGTCATGACCCACATGCTGTTTGTCATGACCCACATGCTGTTTGTCATGACCTACATGCTGTTTGTCATCACCCACATGCTATATGTCATGACCCACATGCTGTTTGTCATGACCCACATGCTGTTTGTCATGACCCACATGCTGTTTGTCATGACCCACATGCTGTTTGTCATGACCCACATGCTGTTTGTCATGACCCACATGCTGTTTGTCATGACCCACATGTTTGTCATCACCCACATGCTGTTTGCCATCATCCACATGCTGTTTGTCATGACCCACATGCTGTTTGTCATGACCCACATGCTGTTTGTCATGACCCACATGTTTGTCATCACCCGCATGCTGTTTGTCATCATCCACATGCTCTTTGTGACCGACATGCTGTTTGTCATGACCCACATGCTTGTCACCACCGACATGCTGTTTGCCGTCATCCACATGCTGTTTGTGTggggtttgtgggtgtttgtcatGACCCTGCTGTTTGTCATGACCCACATGCTGTTTGTCATGACtctattgctgttgtcatcacTTACATGCTGA